Proteins from a single region of Desulfovibrio inopinatus DSM 10711:
- a CDS encoding response regulator: MAIFTVGALATVLWSGLLILLYSRSVESEMISFRSHALLEARTAYSKDISYRRWASNMGGVYVQIRDGVQPNPYLDVPYRDAVTTNGLHLTLINPAYMTRMVYNVMRLSPGLQAHITSLNPIRPSNKPSAWEAKALASFHSAHDEFYEFTTENNESALHFMRPMVTEKSCLKCHGKQGYKEGDIRGGISVTVPMAPYEAAVDKQKSNARIQYGFIWGGGMSFLLLAFAVLIRSEVLQRRGETRLRESEEKYRLLFSSIMDPVVVLDRTTEQVVECNETAESYFGMSRNDLLGLRPHDFIVCNATSVTGNSSSLPIDFRAVGSAVQHFPNVTVKTAGKTLGHASILTKPFCIQQQDLVLVLFHDITDQLKAEASLRKSKQLADEANTAKSQFLANMSHEIRTPLNGVIGMLQLMRTTDLNSEQNEYIHHALASSTRLTRLLSDILDLSRIEADNLVLNEDPFFLTEVINALGALFSKTACDKGIELRLHIDPSIPQQLVGDELRLQQILFNLVGNAIKFTDSGYVELTISPLSSRDDRNVCLLFCVADTGSGIADNQLDAVFSAFVQGEKSLTRSHQGAGLGLSIVRRLVTAMNTELAVDSMPGHGTRMYFSLQFKQMSDDRATENTEYVVSNSITAPFPDLQEKQCILVVEDDETCLHAAASILEKMGFSLLAAHNGQEALDMLTTTPVDCILMDIEMPLLDGVSATRNIRAMSDAFANIPIIAMTAHALPGDRERFIATGMTDYISKPIDMNKLLKIITFHLGTGCKSETRRDNHG; this comes from the coding sequence GTGGCCATTTTTACTGTTGGTGCGCTGGCCACTGTACTCTGGTCAGGACTGCTTATTCTTCTGTATTCGCGATCAGTAGAAAGCGAAATGATCTCTTTTCGTTCTCATGCATTGCTTGAAGCACGCACTGCCTATAGTAAGGATATTTCATACCGACGTTGGGCTTCCAATATGGGCGGAGTCTACGTTCAAATACGCGATGGCGTGCAACCAAATCCGTATCTTGATGTTCCATATCGTGATGCTGTAACGACAAATGGTCTGCATCTCACCCTGATTAACCCCGCCTATATGACACGCATGGTCTACAATGTCATGCGACTATCTCCAGGTTTGCAGGCGCATATTACAAGCTTGAATCCGATCCGTCCTTCCAATAAACCATCAGCTTGGGAAGCTAAAGCTCTGGCGTCATTCCATTCCGCTCATGATGAGTTCTATGAATTCACGACGGAGAATAATGAATCAGCTCTTCATTTTATGCGACCGATGGTGACCGAAAAGAGTTGCCTCAAGTGCCATGGCAAACAAGGTTACAAAGAAGGTGATATTCGAGGTGGGATAAGTGTCACTGTTCCCATGGCGCCTTATGAAGCTGCCGTGGATAAACAAAAGTCTAATGCCCGGATACAATATGGTTTTATTTGGGGCGGGGGGATGAGCTTCCTCCTTTTGGCTTTTGCTGTACTTATTCGCTCTGAAGTGTTGCAACGGCGTGGAGAAACACGTCTGCGTGAAAGCGAAGAAAAGTATAGGCTGCTTTTTTCTTCAATCATGGATCCCGTGGTTGTTTTGGATCGTACAACCGAACAGGTGGTTGAATGCAACGAAACAGCGGAAAGCTATTTCGGGATGTCACGAAACGACTTGCTGGGATTGCGCCCTCATGATTTTATTGTCTGTAATGCGACGTCTGTAACGGGAAACTCGTCCTCTTTGCCGATCGACTTTAGGGCAGTGGGGAGTGCTGTACAGCACTTTCCCAATGTTACCGTCAAAACAGCCGGAAAGACGCTTGGCCATGCGTCAATTTTGACCAAGCCGTTTTGTATTCAGCAGCAAGACCTTGTTTTGGTACTTTTTCATGATATTACTGATCAACTCAAAGCCGAAGCGTCACTGCGCAAGTCCAAACAGTTGGCCGACGAAGCCAATACAGCAAAATCGCAATTTCTAGCGAATATGAGTCATGAGATTCGTACACCGCTCAATGGTGTCATCGGCATGCTGCAGTTGATGCGGACGACCGATCTCAATTCTGAACAAAATGAATACATCCATCATGCTCTTGCATCCTCGACACGTCTTACACGACTACTCTCTGATATACTCGACTTGTCACGCATCGAAGCTGATAACTTGGTTTTAAATGAAGATCCCTTCTTCTTGACAGAAGTGATAAACGCGCTTGGAGCACTCTTTAGTAAAACCGCTTGCGACAAAGGTATCGAACTTCGATTGCATATTGATCCGTCCATTCCACAGCAGCTTGTTGGGGATGAACTGCGTTTACAACAAATTTTGTTCAATCTCGTGGGGAATGCCATTAAATTTACGGATTCAGGGTATGTCGAGCTGACCATTTCGCCGCTTTCCAGCCGTGATGATAGGAACGTCTGCTTGCTGTTTTGCGTTGCTGATACAGGCAGTGGCATCGCCGACAATCAACTTGATGCCGTATTCAGTGCGTTTGTTCAGGGTGAGAAATCACTCACGCGGAGTCATCAGGGTGCAGGGCTTGGCCTATCCATTGTTCGACGGCTTGTTACGGCGATGAATACTGAACTTGCTGTCGACAGTATGCCTGGACATGGGACACGTATGTACTTCAGTTTACAATTTAAACAAATGTCCGATGATCGTGCGACCGAGAATACGGAGTATGTTGTTTCGAATTCGATAACCGCCCCCTTCCCTGATTTGCAGGAAAAGCAATGTATACTTGTTGTGGAGGACGATGAGACCTGTCTCCATGCAGCAGCGAGTATCCTTGAGAAAATGGGATTTTCTTTACTTGCGGCGCACAATGGCCAGGAAGCTCTTGATATGTTGACAACAACACCTGTTGACTGCATTTTGATGGATATCGAGATGCCGCTTCTCGACGGTGTGTCGGCAACGCGGAATATACGAGCAATGTCCGATGCGTTTGCGAATATTCCGATTATCGCCATGACAGCGCATGCCTTGCCCGGCGATCGCGAACGATTTATTGCCACGGGCATGACGGATTATATTAGCAAGCCCATTGATATGAATAAGCTGCTGAAGATTATTACATTTCATTTGGGCACAGGATGCAAGTCGGAGACAAGACGGGACAATCACGGCTAA